Proteins encoded within one genomic window of Methanolacinia paynteri:
- a CDS encoding ATP-dependent nuclease has product MYLKNVRIKNFRSVGEDGLELSFTTNLTTLLGENNVGKSSIFKAIYQILESRNLVWNPEEWFFEDKKRIIEIQLDCILDNDIISDFIEAMGLPITVNQYKSIFSNEITYCAFNKTGVIESYLKIGLFKIDKGQCWLGKIVNENTLRLKAPLYHSVNFQEFIVSVLSKNENSPSDYIEEYLDLYSQGKPTKSIHVHIIRSDLSNILIDILKNRFVFINEYREKPDKKLSNFLVTTTGKELSSMLFNLKNGRDTQEKYLRIQKNFEKLFPNLKLDVFRNIEKNEIELLFTKDDLKSTTSYVGAGVLESLLLIAHLEAYKDHIFLIDHPETHLHPHAQRRLNNIIERNEDNQILIITHSPYFTNFNKKSRVIRLSQENQQTVKYCSQDNYFSEKEFIKLEQFLDSTTKELFFARKVILVEGATEIGAIPIFTDDLNFNLDDNGVSLINVDGCNNFPIFSKLCEAFSIPYIMLADSDAQHVIDKIKKEFPDSRAIVLEDDFEGLLPDELKEDSKLNCGNSKPRMGKYIAQKMIENNIAIPKEIEKILDNL; this is encoded by the coding sequence ATGTATCTAAAAAATGTGAGGATCAAAAATTTTCGTTCTGTAGGCGAAGATGGATTAGAATTATCATTTACAACAAATTTAACTACATTATTAGGGGAGAACAATGTTGGAAAATCATCGATTTTTAAGGCAATATATCAAATTTTAGAATCGCGTAATTTAGTGTGGAATCCAGAGGAGTGGTTTTTTGAAGATAAAAAAAGAATAATCGAAATTCAACTTGATTGCATTTTAGATAATGATATAATTTCTGATTTCATTGAAGCAATGGGTCTTCCTATTACCGTTAATCAATATAAATCAATTTTTTCAAACGAAATTACTTATTGCGCATTTAATAAAACAGGAGTTATTGAATCTTATTTGAAAATTGGATTGTTTAAAATAGATAAAGGACAGTGTTGGTTAGGAAAAATTGTAAATGAAAATACACTCAGATTAAAAGCACCTTTATATCATTCTGTAAATTTTCAAGAATTCATTGTTTCGGTATTATCTAAAAATGAAAACTCTCCCTCGGATTATATTGAAGAATATCTTGATTTGTATTCACAGGGTAAACCTACGAAGTCTATACACGTTCATATAATACGATCAGATCTTTCTAATATTTTGATTGATATTTTAAAAAACCGATTTGTATTCATTAATGAATATAGGGAAAAACCTGATAAGAAGTTATCAAATTTCTTAGTTACTACTACAGGAAAAGAACTGTCTAGTATGTTATTTAATCTAAAAAATGGGAGAGATACACAAGAAAAATATTTGAGAATCCAAAAAAATTTTGAAAAACTTTTTCCTAATTTAAAACTTGATGTGTTCCGAAATATTGAAAAGAATGAAATTGAGCTCCTTTTTACCAAAGATGACCTTAAATCTACAACTTCATATGTCGGAGCAGGAGTTTTAGAATCTCTTCTATTAATTGCACATTTAGAGGCTTACAAAGATCATATATTTTTAATTGACCATCCTGAAACACATCTACATCCACACGCCCAGCGTCGTTTAAATAATATTATTGAAAGGAATGAAGATAATCAGATTTTAATTATTACACATAGTCCATATTTTACAAACTTTAATAAGAAATCTAGGGTCATTCGTCTTTCACAAGAAAATCAACAGACAGTTAAATATTGTTCTCAAGATAATTATTTTTCAGAAAAGGAATTTATTAAACTTGAACAATTTCTGGATTCAACCACGAAAGAACTATTTTTTGCCCGCAAGGTTATCTTAGTTGAAGGAGCGACAGAAATAGGGGCAATACCGATTTTTACTGATGACTTAAACTTTAATCTTGATGATAATGGAGTTAGTCTGATAAATGTAGACGGTTGCAATAATTTTCCAATATTTTCAAAACTTTGTGAGGCATTTAGTATACCCTATATCATGCTAGCTGATAGTGATGCTCAACATGTCATTGACAAGATAAAAAAAGAATTCCCGGATAGTAGAGCAATTGTTTTAGAAGATGATTTTGAAGGACTTTTACCTGATGAATTGAAGGAGGATTCAAAATTGAATTGTGGCAATAG
- a CDS encoding serine hydrolase: protein MLVAAFLLFVVFIPGPAGAGENDLGAVLAQFDAYNDEVFEKSGVPGMAVAVVRDDEVIYLRCFGVKNITTGEPVAPDTVFQLASISKSFTSATIASLVGDGILSWDDRVSDINPDFQLGGDQWISGHVTLRDLLSHRTGLPEYGADELFSLGYNRSEIIEKLQYIRLTGDFRSSYAYSNIGITTAADTAAKKTGTEWEELIKERIFIPAGMANTSARFSDFENASDRVDTYPMVNGTATPGPLLNDDVNSPAGGVSSTVNDMIRYAMLQLNEGSIDGKQVIDAEALRETHKPQNILKSDNTGITAYGLGWEIYAEDGRIRVEHGGDLDTGVSTIVTLWPDENMGLVVLTNGFPDGYSLKKAVSSGWSDLYFKGDIQKDWYSETDAELKAFLQAGILAGSSSEALPSAPEDAGPSRSLSDYTGSYYQDYLGTVTITEDDEDETALLAYVGHLATPLVLSHYDGDIFVDSESGTGVYFTAGSGGTIDCVNFTIFDYGWTDGIFSRV, encoded by the coding sequence ATGCTGGTTGCTGCATTTTTATTATTCGTAGTGTTCATCCCGGGTCCTGCCGGTGCGGGTGAGAATGATCTTGGGGCAGTTCTCGCACAGTTCGATGCCTATAACGATGAGGTCTTTGAAAAAAGCGGAGTTCCGGGGATGGCGGTTGCGGTTGTCAGGGATGACGAGGTAATCTATCTCCGCTGTTTCGGAGTTAAAAACATAACAACAGGCGAACCTGTTGCGCCCGATACGGTATTTCAGCTTGCATCGATCTCGAAGAGTTTTACATCCGCAACGATAGCGTCACTGGTCGGAGACGGTATACTTTCGTGGGACGACCGGGTTTCGGATATAAACCCGGACTTTCAGCTCGGCGGCGATCAGTGGATCTCCGGGCACGTGACCTTACGCGATCTTCTCTCGCACAGGACAGGACTTCCGGAATACGGTGCCGATGAACTGTTTTCATTGGGTTACAACCGCTCGGAGATAATAGAAAAACTCCAGTACATCAGACTTACGGGAGATTTCCGCTCGTCCTATGCCTATTCGAACATCGGAATCACGACGGCGGCTGATACGGCCGCAAAGAAGACAGGCACCGAATGGGAGGAGCTTATCAAAGAGCGGATATTCATTCCCGCAGGAATGGCAAATACAAGTGCAAGGTTTTCCGATTTTGAGAATGCGTCCGATCGTGTCGACACCTATCCTATGGTAAACGGAACGGCAACACCCGGTCCGCTTTTAAACGATGATGTAAACAGCCCGGCAGGAGGGGTGAGTTCGACCGTCAACGATATGATCAGGTATGCAATGCTCCAGCTGAACGAGGGAAGTATCGACGGGAAACAGGTGATCGACGCCGAAGCCCTTCGCGAGACGCACAAGCCGCAGAATATATTGAAGTCTGATAACACAGGCATCACGGCATATGGTCTCGGATGGGAGATTTATGCAGAAGACGGCAGAATCCGTGTTGAACACGGAGGCGACCTGGATACCGGGGTTTCGACGATTGTCACACTCTGGCCTGATGAAAATATGGGGCTTGTAGTCCTTACGAACGGGTTCCCCGACGGCTATTCCCTCAAAAAAGCGGTAAGCAGCGGATGGAGCGACCTGTATTTCAAGGGAGATATCCAGAAAGACTGGTATTCCGAGACGGATGCGGAACTAAAGGCGTTTTTGCAGGCAGGAATCCTGGCAGGCAGCTCATCGGAAGCACTCCCTTCCGCACCGGAGGATGCAGGGCCTTCCCGGTCGCTTTCGGATTACACGGGTTCATATTACCAGGACTACCTGGGCACAGTCACCATAACGGAAGATGATGAAGATGAAACAGCTCTTTTGGCATATGTAGGGCACCTGGCAACGCCTCTCGTTCTTTCCCACTATGACGGTGACATATTCGTCGATAGTGAAAGCGGAACAGGCGTTTATTTCACTGCCGGGTCCGGCGGAACGATTGATTGCGTGAACTTCACGATTTTTGATTATGGCTGGACGGACGGGATCTTTTCCCGCGTCTGA
- a CDS encoding winged helix-turn-helix transcriptional regulator codes for MKNSRNEKVALWFFTGVLLIIFSGFTTGVSAIETGGYVVEPAYGISPDYTSIYFGELSGDYDFLEGPGPEQIGFWDLPLMIILILLGIGIAAFMIQPLKLFLSGKIALIPGLSRLKKTNLLDNESRRKVYETILQNPGIQLCEIEKKTDLTNKNAEYHVKKLLGHNMIVFRRTSRGKGYFKNSDSYSSEEKLLYIHSKNPTEKRIIEIIHENPGITRKELSERIHISAPSISWYIAGLIGDNIIRKEKKGNRVHYYVSEYLKNDLFNIIGAETTVA; via the coding sequence ATGAAAAACAGCCGGAATGAAAAAGTCGCTTTGTGGTTTTTCACGGGGGTATTACTTATAATATTCTCCGGCTTTACGACCGGAGTATCCGCGATTGAAACCGGCGGGTATGTCGTCGAACCGGCATACGGCATTTCACCTGATTATACCTCGATTTATTTTGGAGAACTCTCGGGGGATTACGACTTCCTTGAAGGACCCGGACCTGAGCAGATAGGATTTTGGGATCTTCCCCTGATGATCATTCTCATCCTTCTCGGAATAGGAATTGCCGCATTCATGATCCAACCCCTGAAACTGTTTTTATCAGGGAAGATTGCACTTATTCCCGGGCTGTCCAGGTTAAAAAAGACGAATCTCCTGGACAACGAATCACGGAGAAAGGTATACGAGACAATTCTTCAGAATCCCGGCATACAGCTTTGTGAAATTGAGAAAAAGACAGATCTTACCAACAAGAATGCCGAATACCACGTGAAGAAACTCCTGGGCCACAATATGATCGTATTCAGGCGGACTTCGAGAGGGAAAGGATATTTCAAAAATTCCGACTCCTATTCATCCGAAGAAAAACTGCTTTACATCCATTCCAAAAATCCGACGGAGAAAAGAATAATAGAAATAATCCATGAAAATCCCGGAATTACACGAAAGGAGCTCAGCGAAAGGATACACATCTCCGCACCTTCGATAAGCTGGTACATCGCGGGGCTTATCGGGGACAATATCATCAGGAAAGAAAAAAAGGGAAACAGGGTTCACTATTATGTCAGCGAATACCTCAAAAACGACCTATTCAACATAATCGGAGCGGAGACCACCGTTGCCTGA
- a CDS encoding DUF7557 family protein: MQSTSIRIRSDTRDSLSRLKKHPRESFDDVINRLIESTVDDEPLSEESLQAIEKSLKEYREGIYYTHEEILADLGVAEENDKEYAHKKKEKDA; the protein is encoded by the coding sequence ATGCAGTCCACTTCAATCAGGATTCGATCCGACACCAGGGACAGTCTTTCACGGCTCAAAAAACACCCGAGGGAATCCTTCGATGATGTTATCAACCGGCTCATCGAATCGACGGTCGATGACGAACCCCTGAGCGAAGAGAGCCTTCAGGCGATCGAGAAATCGCTCAAAGAATATCGCGAGGGGATCTACTATACGCACGAAGAGATCCTCGCCGACCTTGGCGTTGCTGAAGAGAACGATAAAGAATATGCTCACAAAAAGAAAGAGAAGGATGCCTGA
- a CDS encoding type II toxin-antitoxin system RelE family toxin — MAFRLIYSSSARHALNKIPREISLKFISELEDLAGEKDPASFLKTLQGFDNPPLYSLRIGRYRAVMSVLDDVMIIHVIEIGHRSSVYRKF; from the coding sequence ATGGCATTCAGGCTGATATATTCCTCTTCCGCCCGGCATGCACTGAATAAGATTCCACGTGAGATCTCCCTGAAATTCATCTCCGAACTGGAAGATCTTGCTGGAGAAAAAGATCCCGCATCCTTCCTGAAAACTCTTCAAGGATTCGACAACCCTCCGCTCTACTCCCTTCGTATCGGGCGTTACAGGGCTGTTATGTCCGTTCTCGACGATGTGATGATCATACATGTAATCGAGATCGGGCACCGGAGCAGTGTATACAGGAAATTTTAG
- a CDS encoding SIR2 family protein, protein MLTPTLQTPNLETRIKSSKKPNIVVLGAGISKEFGYPLANELLNDICIHGDQDSQRIIDLNRFCSSFYNDFSPERLNYPDIEDFLGMVDVAEQYADIRFSKNRGYYWRSGKIEEIKFGIKKLISEYLWSFQKKIEGSDLSKISKMIDYFESNTIYITFNYDLLLETALSKFNYDYTYGISNNPEVLSILKPHGSINWFYKNRFKKHQPAEIIDYGNGLIIANTLNFTDIERCKGMDPVIISPTPSKKIEEHDMKKIWTGFSSSVHNAKSLYIIGYSLANADRLTRLVLKRAGPGHSNCKNIVAIRRTDHEEEYKKYISPYARQIKSSFGNWADEI, encoded by the coding sequence ATGCTAACACCAACTTTACAAACCCCAAATCTTGAGACTAGGATTAAAAGCTCTAAAAAGCCAAATATTGTAGTCCTTGGAGCTGGTATTTCAAAGGAATTTGGTTATCCTTTAGCAAATGAATTGTTAAATGATATTTGTATTCACGGTGACCAAGATTCCCAAAGAATTATTGATTTGAATCGGTTTTGCTCATCATTTTATAATGATTTTAGTCCTGAGAGACTTAATTATCCAGATATTGAAGATTTTCTAGGAATGGTTGATGTAGCTGAACAGTATGCTGATATCAGATTCTCAAAAAATAGAGGTTATTATTGGAGATCTGGAAAGATTGAAGAAATCAAATTTGGGATAAAAAAATTAATTAGTGAGTATTTATGGTCTTTTCAAAAGAAAATTGAGGGAAGTGATCTTTCAAAAATTTCTAAAATGATTGATTATTTTGAATCTAATACAATTTACATCACTTTTAATTATGATTTGCTACTTGAGACTGCTTTAAGCAAGTTTAATTATGATTATACATATGGGATTTCAAATAATCCTGAAGTACTCTCAATATTAAAACCTCATGGTTCAATAAATTGGTTCTATAAAAATCGTTTTAAGAAGCATCAGCCTGCAGAGATAATAGATTATGGTAATGGGTTAATAATTGCGAATACTTTGAATTTTACTGATATTGAAAGGTGTAAAGGGATGGATCCAGTTATTATTTCTCCAACACCCAGTAAAAAGATTGAGGAACATGACATGAAAAAAATTTGGACAGGTTTTTCTTCTTCAGTTCATAATGCAAAATCACTATATATAATCGGTTATTCTCTCGCAAATGCCGATAGACTTACAAGGTTGGTTTTAAAGAGGGCAGGGCCTGGGCATAGTAATTGTAAAAATATTGTTGCAATACGGCGTACAGATCATGAAGAAGAATATAAAAAATATATCTCTCCGTATGCGAGACAGATAAAATCATCTTTTGGGAATTGGGCAGATGAAATTTAG
- a CDS encoding metal-dependent hydrolase, which produces MDILTHALSVIFLGGNLDIFLVCFGVVGTILPDMDILMHRFSGRDPRLYIFSHGGITHSIAGSILIAIVAFSTICLMQLSGILSLPAEPTFRILGAGMIVGGALLHITLDYLACPGIPLFFPLSDKKYTLGIFPGPSLFLTVVSVVFLVLLILGFAGAADIYIWGIVFLGIIAFSFIKKGLIACRFRGKEKIPTFHPLHWIIVSENDLEYTISRYSVTGGVYWESTYKKRDGVGEKEIEALAGDPEMKRLRYSSYLVVFERKEGKIRAYDPLRVSGLIFYPADYREYVTELPVP; this is translated from the coding sequence ATGGATATCCTGACACATGCCCTCTCCGTGATCTTTCTCGGCGGAAACCTGGATATTTTCCTCGTCTGCTTCGGCGTTGTCGGGACGATCCTCCCCGACATGGATATCCTCATGCACCGCTTCTCCGGCAGAGATCCCCGCCTGTATATCTTTTCCCACGGCGGGATCACTCACAGCATTGCAGGATCGATCCTTATAGCCATCGTCGCTTTTTCGACAATATGCCTCATGCAACTCTCCGGAATATTGTCACTCCCCGCCGAACCAACATTCCGGATCCTCGGAGCCGGGATGATCGTCGGCGGAGCACTCCTGCACATAACTCTCGACTACCTTGCCTGTCCCGGCATACCTCTCTTCTTCCCGCTCTCGGACAAGAAATATACGCTCGGGATCTTTCCCGGCCCGAGCCTCTTCCTTACGGTTGTAAGCGTCGTATTTCTCGTCCTGCTCATTTTGGGATTTGCAGGAGCGGCGGATATATACATCTGGGGGATCGTCTTCTTAGGAATCATCGCCTTTTCGTTTATAAAAAAAGGTCTCATAGCCTGCAGGTTCAGGGGAAAAGAGAAGATTCCGACTTTTCACCCCCTGCACTGGATAATCGTATCGGAGAACGATCTCGAATACACAATCAGCCGCTATTCGGTCACCGGGGGAGTGTACTGGGAATCGACATACAAAAAACGGGACGGTGTCGGAGAAAAGGAGATCGAAGCCCTTGCAGGCGACCCGGAGATGAAGAGACTCCGTTATTCTTCGTACCTCGTCGTATTCGAACGCAAAGAGGGAAAGATCCGGGCATACGATCCCCTGAGAGTTTCGGGACTGATATTCTACCCGGCGGATTACCGCGAATATGTAACCGAACTGCCTGTACCATGA